GAAGAGAAATTCAGAGAGTTTTAGTGGAGGAGTTTTAGTGGTGGAATTTTTCGTGGAGTATTTTTCGTGGGCGGCTTCTTCGATTTATTGCTATCGTGTTTTTCACTCTGTGCTTGAAAGTTTTCCTGTTGCATATCTTGTGCACGTTTCATGTCATggttctcaaaaaaaaaaaacatcctACAAAGATGCTGTTGTCTTGAAGAGTGCAGAAATCGCGTGTTGCCTTGAATGTTGGGGACATCTGAAGACAACATCCGTGACGAAGTTGGCTGAAGATCGGGTTTTGTTGTTTCAAGTTTTTGGCtcacgtttttgctttcttgttcaCGTTTTAATATTGTTGGTTGTTTTTAGAAAGCTTTATTTTATCAacttgttgagaaaattgatttttgtcataaacactagtgataggtttttgtAATCGGTTtgattttctagtgattaatttttgccataaggcacggcacaagtatttatacttgtacaAATTTAATCctgttcatttatttatttaaagtgaatttgtgttacaaaatacAATATTTCGCTGCAtattgtccgagatgttgtaacatctgacacaacacttaattctgattaaacacaaatttactattttacatCCTATTCTgataatttattatttgtggTATCTGTCGAACAACACGAGttcttacaagtggtatcagagcctactcttgatatactaagtgttgattctggtttttgttttgtttgacagAAATTAATCTAATGGACAATTCATTTGCAAGCGCAGCACTTCGACCACCAGTCCTAGATGGTACCAACTACAGCCTATGGATGGTCAAATAAGATACTACATAAAATCCATAGATGAACGGGCATGGCAGCGTGTCATCAATGGATGGACTTCAACAGTCATGATAGATCAAGAGGGTGACAACTTGCCAAAACCTGAAACTGACTGGACTGCCGATGAAGTGCAAAATTCAAACTACAACTCAAAGGCCTTGAATGCTATATTTACTTCGGTTGACATGAACATGTTCAGTTTAATCACAAACTGTACTTCTGCTAAAAGTGCATGTGATACTCTCCAAAGACACTGTGAAGGTTCTGAGAGTGTGCGACGAACCAAATTAAGGATGCTCACTTCCAAATTCGAGATAATGAGGATGGAAGAATCTGAGAACATACTCGATTACGATCGTCGCCTACGAGAAATTGCTAATGAGGCATTCAGTATTGGAGACTCTATCTCCAATGAGCGTCTAGTTAGCAAGGTCCTCCATTCTCTGCCCGAAagatttaacataaaaatttgcGCAATAGATGAGGCTAAGGACACTTCTCAGATGGCATTGGAAGACCTTATCAGTTCACTACGCACTTTTGAGATGAACCTGAacatgcagaagaaggacacTTCTGTCAATGATTCTGATCTCTGCGAGGATTCTATCTCCTTTATCACAAAAAAATTCGGTGATTACTTGAAAAGAATCAGAGAtaaaaagaaggatgcacaaccaTTTAAATCTCCAAGTTTTCCTGCACCTGAAAGGTCACAAAAGTACCCTGCCAAACAACAATTTCAACCAAGGAATGAAGGCAAGGGACAATACAATTCAAAAAGGTATGATTCGGTGCAGTGCAGAGAGTGCAAGGGCTTTGGACACTATGCCAATGAATGTGCTAACAGGTTGCGAAAAAACAAAGGCTACAATATGTCTCTAAGCGATGAAGAATCCGATGCTGAGGAGAAAACCACTGATGAAGAAAATCAAACCTCCTTGACTGCACTATTGACAAAAAGTCGCAGACTGCAGGtgaatcctttaggtgttgTTCCTACGTTTTGCCACACTTggccgcaacatctgcaaaaatTCAGTATGCTTGAAATccacaacttctggaaatatgaGTGGAGATGATGAATCAGAAGATGATGAGGAAGGAATCACACTTGAGAGTGTGCAAAAGCTTTATGAAGAGCTGTTTGAAgattggaccaaaagaaacaagttgAACTCAAGTCTCATGAAGGAGAACATTGATCTAAAAGCCGTTGTTGCCAAGCTTGAGGTAATTTTGAGTAAAAATGATTTGGAACTTGGTAAGACCaaagaagaacttcaaaaggcaactgaaatcttatccaagtttaattcaagcacatccaagcttgattccatacttttgatgggaagagatgacaaaAAAGGCTTAGGTTTCAAAGACAGTGTGTTTGAAATTGGTGAATCTTCCAAGTCAACTATTTTTGTAAAAGAAAAGGTCGATACATCCacacaaccacaatccaagtcGCCTATCAAAAGTTCTCCTCCAAGAAGACAAAATGCGGCATCCATTCCTAGGAAAAGAAAACAAAGGTACGTatgtcattattgttttaagCCTGGTCATATCAGGTcctactgttttaaactcaAGGATGATCTTATGAATCAAAAGTCAAGTCGGATGTTGCCCCGAATGGTTGCCCAACACTTCCCGCAACACCTCCCACCATCGACCTACAGTAAGACaaatttgggtaccaaaggtaAAAACTCACTGTAAAGTTGTTTATACTTCATTGAAAACTAACACTGCAGGTCATTAGaactttgatagtggaagctcatGCCACATGACAGGTTCAAGAGAACATCTCATCGATTATATTGAACAAAATTGTGGTAGAGTGACctatggagggggagctaaaGGAAAAATTGTAGGAAATGACACATTGAATGTTGAAGGATTACCAAAGCTCCACTAATGTGCTTCATGTTGACTTCATGTTGaaggattaaattcaaatttgataagcataagtcaattgtgtgatgataatttgcttgttaagtttgataaacataCTTGTGAAGTTTTTTTGATGAAACTAATTTGTGCATTATGACAGGCACAAGGTCTTCGGATAATTGCTATCAAATAGGTGAAGAATTTTCATGCAGACATGTGCAAATCACCGAACTTGATCTTTGGCATAAAAAACTAGGACATGCAAACTTCAAAACCTTGAAAAACTTGAGTAAGTACGATGCAATAAGAGGTATGCCTAACCTATCATCTAGTACACCATATGTTTGTGGAGACTGTCAAAAGGGTAAGCAAACTCGCGTGTCACATCACATGTTGCCCTACTTTGGGACTACACGTTGCCTCGAATTGCtacacatggatcttatgggtcctgTGGAAGTGGAAAATtttggaggtaagaagtattcctttgtttgtgttgatgatttctcacgatATTCATGAGTAAGTTTCATTAGGGAGAAATCCGACACTTTTGATGTGTTTAAACAATTGGTCACAAGAATTACAAACTTCCATAATTTAAAGGTGAGAAGAATCAGAACTGATCATGGTAAAGAAATTTGAAAACTCGTTATTCTCATCCTTTTGTGACAAGAAGGGGATttcacatgaattttcagcaCCAAAAACCCCACAACAAAATGTCATTGCCGAACGTAAGAACATGACTTTGCAAGAAATGGCAAGGGTGATGCTAGCTTCAAAGAATATCTCGAAGCGTTCTTGGGCAGAAGCCCTTAACACCgcatgtcatatttcaaatagGGTGTATTTGAGAAGTGGTTCGACTATGACATCGTATGAGATAATTATGGGAAAGAAGCCTAACcttaatattttcattttttggttgtgtgtgttatgttttgaatgacagggatcaactcgcaaaatttgatttaaagaGTGATAAGTGTCTGTTTTGGGGATATGCAACTAATAGTCGAGCTTACCGCATGTTTAATTTACGAACTAGgactattatggaatccattaatGTTGCTTTTGATGACTGTGCAgatttgaaaaagaaaacagcTGAAGATGATGTGGAAGACCTACTGGAAATTCCAATCATACTGGAAAATGCAGATGTTGCAATACCTAGCACAACACGTGACACTGAAGTCACTAAAGCTGAGGATGAAACGAATAACGATGATGACGCAGTAGATGATGGACAGAATATTCCAAGTAAAATTCAGAAAAAccatccatcatctcaaataattggaaGTATGCATGAAGGTGTCCAAActcgaaagaaagaaaaaagtgGATTACCGAAAGATCGCTGAACTTATTTGCATGAGCTCCTTATACTCACAGATTGAGTGAATATCTACTGAAAATTGGGTTCAAACGAGGTGCGATAGACAAAACTCTTTTTATTCAGAAATCTAAATGTGAGATTCTTATTTGTCAAGTCTATGTTGATGATGTAATCTTTGCTTCATCATCTCAAAAGCATGCTGATAATTTTGTTGAGTGCATGTCATctacatttgaaatgagcatggttggtgaattgagtttctttcttggtttacaaataaaacaaatgcatgatgacATTTTTTTGTGTCActttcaactgctgaatctgaatatgtggcaGCAGAAAGTGGTTGCACTCATAttttgtggatgaatcaaatgattgaaTACTATGGACTTAAAAGTGAAATTTTAGTTGTGTACTGTGATAATTCTAGTgcaatcaatatttcaaaaattccagtacaacactctcgaacaaaacacattgacattagacatcattttattcgagatttagtaGAAAAAGGATTGATTCGAATTGAATTTGTTGATACAAATAACCAACTGACTGACATATTCACAAAAACATTAGATTTTGAGAGATTCTCCAACcttaggaaatctctcagcatgtgttctgcCTAATCATACATagatgttgtctcagatgttacaatatctcggacaacacctaacatgcatgtgcatttttaGGATTTCTGCATTCTGCATTACATTCATACTGTTATATGATGTGTTATCACAATGATGTACAATCTTTTGGTGCACTTACAATTTCTTGTTCTATTTTATCTTAACACACTTGGACATGATTAATGATCTGTTTAAATCACAAAGTAGTTGAGGGATGATCATGTACTCCATAACATTGACTCATACGAAAGGTGACTTGAAAAGATTAAgtaaaaagacaaaaaaataatcaattaTGCATATGCTCTATATCAGAAGAAAAGAATGGAAAAAGCCACCTAAAAGAGTCCTAATGAAGACTGTGcttttagtgtgggagctacctctTCTGAATTTCATACAGAAGGTAAAATAGAAGAaattggaaaaagctacctagaggagtcctaaagaagaccgttcttctagtgtgggagctaccacttctatgaTCAGAAAGCTGTTGAGTCACCAAGTGCGAAGAAAAatcaaaactttttttttttgaattgtgcgtgttgtcagaagatgttgccaacatttgtGAAAACACTTCATTTGTGAATATATCTTATATTTGTTTTCATGTTTCCATTTCTGTTACATTTTGTTATTATGCATAAATatgtcatgcataaacataacattgtGAATATTGTTGTGTCATGAGGTATGAGTATTTCAACAGAGAAAATTCGTTGAAAATCTAGATTTTACGAAAAATTGAATATGTGTGATTTTTGATGGTTCAGTGGTGTTAAATCGATGTGGGTTTCAAttctggaaattttttttttttgaaattatttttgacGCAATTATCTCAGTAATTTTGGCAAGTGATTACGGGCCAAGGCTGATCTGGTCTCCTACGAGAACTTAGTTTCTGACTATCGTTTGGCTATGGAGGTAGAtgtccattctggacaaaaaaAGGGAGAAGACGTGACTCAAACTCAAGGGAGTGTGAATTGAAAGGATCAAATGATACCATCTATCTGATACCTTTGCTTGATTTCGTTTTTAATGTTCTGCTTTGTTAAGGTCCTGCTTCCTTGATGTGTTTCTGTTTTAATGAACTGCTAATGATTTTTTGCAGGTGTTGTCTCAGGTGTTGTCAACACAACGAACAACACCCCGCGTActaacttgattttattcaggGGAGAAAAATTATCATATTAAGGGGGAGTTAACTGGAGTTCAACTGAGAAATTGagtttgatttaattttgtctagaaaggcaaaaagggggagattgaagggaaatataattttcatattaaattgatttccctaatattatcttttccttgttgatttgattgagtataatatttaattatggttttgcctttctagataattatgttaagattttattgtgatataatatcttccttaattttaatttCATCTTGATAAGATTATGTGAAATATTGTGTTTTACTTTTctagatattatgtttatgataaagattttatggatataatatttatgataatgatttacatgatatgatattattgattttgtttcAAGTTTTTGGCtcacgtttttgctttcttgttcaCGTTTTAATATTGTTGGTTGTTTTTAGAAAGCTTTATTTTATCAacttgttgagaaaattgatttttgtcataaacactagtgataggtttttgtAATCGGTTtgattttctagtgattaatttttgtccATAGgacaccgcacaagtatttatacttgtacaAATTTAATCTCGtcgatttatttatttaaagtgaatttgtgttacaaaatacaatatttcgctgcatgttgtccgaaatgttgtaacatctgacacaacacttaattctgattaaacacaaatttactattttacatCCTATTCTgataatttattatttgtggTATCTGTCGAACAACACGAGTTCTTACAAAAAGTTTAAGATAAGTTTTGGATTTTATATCAatgatattttttgaaataatttattgtCGATTAAACAACTTCAAAAATCGGAAAACTCGTGTTTGAGCTATGAGATTTATGTTCAAATCTTGCAGGTTTTTCGACTTTCTTGCATGTAAATGTGCATTACGATATATTTACGAGTAGCGCAGGTAGTTTTATTTACAACACTGAAGTCTAGAgagaattttttgtttttgttttacgTGAATCAAAGTAAGAATcgaaaaaaataacattttacactatataatatttagaaatatatgtaattatgaaataaataagAGGGTTTTGTTAGATTTTGTCCCAATTTTCTGAATAACAGCATATCATGCAATTAAATTAATCAAGGGAAGTTTATCTGATCGTGATTTCactatttttgtttaataagcTCTTATCATaatgacaatttttttttaatgttttccaATATATAAAACTAGGAAGTGTAAACGATTCAAATCAAATCGAATGTTATTCACGATGTTTTCAACATTAAGGCTGAATATTATCTAGTGTGAGTTAGATTTTGACGTCGAATACGAAATCTAataatttattcaaattttatcgaataaaatatttttaagctttaatttcgataattttaatTACGAATCAAATGATATTCGAGCTGATTCAGAAAACCATTGATTCAATTTGTTGGCATAACTCATATAGATCCTTGTTGCTCATATTTATTCTGCCATTTCTTTATATAATTTGTGTCCCAAGAATCAGCAGCAAAACGTGGAATTCACCTTCTTAATAACTACAAATAGATAGTAGAGCAGGTAGGGTTAGTATTAGATAATTCACTCATACTTTATCATGTAGAGGAAAAATCATGTTATTTCtttcataaaataatcaatactGGGATTGCTGAAGTATGCAAAAGTATATAAGAACAAGCCTGCAAAACCTAACATCCACTCTTCTAAACAACGATTGGTGGGTTACAATTGGGAAGATCCAAACTTTGCTTTGGCATGCAAATTTGTTCAGGTTTGATCAAGTCCTTGTATAAATCCAAGGTTTTGCTTGATCAAATCTTTAGAATATCAACTACCTGGACTCTACTCATATTGCCAAAAACAATAGAAAAAAAGTTAAAATAATCGAAAATGAAAGAAGAAGGGCCGATTGAACCCCGTGAAGCACCAAAGGAAAAAGGGATGATAAAAGGGATTTCCATTCTTGATCTTGTTTTAAGAATGGTTGCAATTATTGGGACGTTAGGAAGTGCCGTGGCAATGGGAACGACGAATGAAACACTCCCATTTTCGACACAGACCGTGTTGTTCCAAGCACAGTACAATGATATTTCGGCCTTTAGGTTTGTAGTAGAATTTAAAATGAATTctgttatgtttttttttatatgaaatgATACATattgtttataaattttttatctcaTGTTCTGTTGCGAAAGGGTTTTCGTGATAGTGAATGCAGTCGTATGTGGATACCTTGCTCTCACTCTCCCAATGTCGATCTATCATGTTATAAGGATCAAAGCAGCAAAGAGTAGAGCATTGCTGATCTTCTTGGATTCCGTAAGTTGTGCTTCTGTCGAAATGACTACTTCTAATATAGCTCAAGAGTAAGCCTTGATATCATCTTTTTGGGAAAATTTCTAAAATCGTCATGTAATTAGTTGGTCTGCTTTTTATTTTGATCATTTAACTAGTCAAAATTTGGTGGTTGTCTTGTGAGttaacttttgttttttttttttttgacctATTTCAATTATTAAACGTCGTGTTAGTGATGTTTGATATCATGTGGACATTCAAACGAAATAGAACTTAAAGCAAAAAAACTTAAtgaacaaaacaaaaaataagcCAACTTAGACAAATTTGACTattctctcaatttttcttgaaaaataaattttgacaCTATTAATATAAAGTCCAACGAATTCAAGGGACGTGCATGCACGAACTAAATAAGAAACTgttataaatttcaaaataaacccTGAATTACAATTGCAATATTTCAATTTGCAATTATGATAATTGAACTTTATTCACTCTTTATTTTAAGTGATTTTCTTTGTTCTTATATGTCCTGCAGATAATGCAAGGTGTGCTTGCTGCTGGagcctcagcagcagcagctatAGTGTATTTAGCACATAAAGGCAATGCTTCCGCAAATTGGTCTGCAATTTGCCAACAGTACCAGAACTTCTGCGAGCGCATTACTGGATCTTTAATTGGATCATTTGCTGCAGTTCTTATCCTAGTTTTGTTGATCACATTATCTGGCGCAGTGCTATCCATGCGCCGCCGTGTGGATTTTGAACAGTAATTATGTATACATCTGCTCAAGTTTTAAAGCCAGTAGTCATGGAACCTGGAATTTGCCTGACCTATTGAATGTAGTATTTAAACGTTACAAAATGCTCCACTCCTTTTTTTATTGTTTGTTTAACATATATACGTATCTCTCGAGTACGAACGAACTAAagttttagaaaaaaattatagttttgaccattttttttatgattttggtCATATATGTTTTCAAATTCAAGTCATTTATGTTACACCGATGTGTTGTAagttttagaaaaaaattataattttgacctttttttttttacgattTTGGTCATATATGTTTTCAAATTCAAGTCATTTATGCTACACCGATACGTTGTATATCATTAGGGGAAAAATTTAAATCACATCATTAATACTCTGACAGTGAAATAAAAATGAGAAACACATGGTTTTAAGAAACTattgatttaaataaattttaatgcaaatcATGATATCAATTACattgcaaatttttttattccaaTAACTAGTAGGAATATTCCACggaaattaatttaaattgcaTTTAAATGTAATGGTTTTTGTAATCCATATTTCAAATCCACCTAAAAGTTTTGATTCAACTTCAACTATTTAAACGAAGGTTTTGAGCagcttaataataataataataataataataaagtaaaattaataaaatgataCAGTGAAGGTGAAATACATAAATTTAGTTTGATTCACATAGTCATCAAATTCGGTAAGTAAGATATATTAAGCAAGAAACCC
This window of the Primulina tabacum isolate GXHZ01 chromosome 4, ASM2559414v2, whole genome shotgun sequence genome carries:
- the LOC142541712 gene encoding casparian strip membrane protein 1-like, translated to MKEEGPIEPREAPKEKGMIKGISILDLVLRMVAIIGTLGSAVAMGTTNETLPFSTQTVLFQAQYNDISAFRVFVIVNAVVCGYLALTLPMSIYHVIRIKAAKSRALLIFLDSIMQGVLAAGASAAAAIVYLAHKGNASANWSAICQQYQNFCERITGSLIGSFAAVLILVLLITLSGAVLSMRRRVDFEQ